The nucleotide sequence AATCTGTATCAACAATAAACTATATCACTTTCTAAAGTTTGAGAAAGCTCTTAGAAAATGGCATCTGCAGTAGAAATCACATCATCAATCATGACACTTTGCACTTAATTaagcacatttaaaattaatCTACATATATCTGGACAACTATTTTAAGTCACATACAGCACTTACCttcaaactgaaataatttaGGAGAGACTGGCAGAATACtgtcattttataaaaagaaaggataaagttTAAATACATTCTTGTCACCAGAACCACATATAATGTAAAGAGGTAATCTGGAGTGGTCAGTGGAAGTGCATCTGGTGTTAGGACCCCAGCGAAGAAGTGAATGGGCCTGGCTTCCACCAAAGGACCCTTATTTCATTGGTCAGACACAGCATGAGGAGCTGCAGTCTTTGGTCTGGCCCAGGGCAACACTTTTTACATTTCTTATGGGAAATACCAAGAAACCAAATGTTCCCATGAGGTTTCAGTTTGCTTAAGAAACAATTACATTGTATGCTTTAAAAACTAGAGACTGCTATCAGAAGTCTGCCTAGTGGTCACCCTGGAGGGGGTGGCGGATGGGAAATGGCTGGCAGGGGATTGAAGGGGAGCTTCTAGGGAGCTGAACTGTGCTTTTCCTTGATCTGGATGTTGACTATATGGGTGTGTTCAGTTTGTGGAAAATACATTGAGCTATACATGTATGAGATATATACTTGTCTATGTATTAAcgtcaaaagaattttttttcaagttaaagACTATAAAGTGTAAAATTTTGTGCTACAATTCTGGATTCATGACATGCCTCAATGTCACATTGGGTAGAAAATGTTTTCCAAACAAGTTAAATAGAGCATAAAACTTCATATCTGAGTCATCGGGTGGaaagtgtatattttaaaatctcaatttcAAGATATGTTTTTTTAGGACAAGAAGAGCTAACATGTAAGTTCAAGTTTTAACTACACTAGACATCACTGAGGCAGGAGTGGAGAGTGGGAAGGGCACTAAATACAAAGACCtaaacactgttttccaaagcctTGCTCTGCTACTCTTGGCCTGAGCAAGGTACCTACTTAATGTATTTCagtctatctgtaaaatggaaaaatgacatTAGCAACACCTACCTAGGAGGGTTTGTATCAAGATGAAAAAGATTGtttacagagaaaataatatgAGCAAACAATAAGtacttgtatataaatataagtgATTTTATAAAGGCCATTCTATAAAAAGATAGAATCCCAAGTATGCACTGAGGACTGTCAAAAAACAAGAAGCTTGGATGCTTTTTGCCATGTCCCAGATCTTATCAATAGAAAATAGTTCACTTAAAACGTACACTTCTTTGCTCTACCTTCTCATACACATCCCTTTATTCTCTGCCAGGTGCCCGGTAGCTAGAGCAAGCCAGGGAAGAAGGCGGACGCCTATCAGGAGCAGCCCCTGGATGGCAGGGAAGTGGGGGGTGGCCTCAGCTGGGCTACAGGCCAGTATTGCCACAGGGCAAGATATTCCTAGACCCTCAGGTTTTCCAAGAGAAGTccggaaaaatattttttcaatgtaaAATCTCCTGGTATTTCAATGTTGGCATCTgattcaaatgtttaaaaaatcactaTGTACACCAAACAAAGTAAGTCTGCAGGCCAGACTGCACCCATGGGCTGCCAGTTGTGACTTCCAATTCTTCACTTCTAATGACACTACTTTATAATCTCTAAACTTTCCCTTCTTTCTGTGTGCCAGTCCCTTACTTCATTCCTAATCCTGTATTTTTATCACCAAATATATTACAGTTTGACTCTGATAAGTGGCCTGCAGAAATGAATGTAGTGCTCAGGGTACAGAACATCTTGCTGGTTCACAGTTTTAttcttgttttcagttttacTCTATTATTTTCCCCGTCTTTTTCCTTAGATGATTTATCTTCCTCTCTATCTTAAACAAATGCATGATCCATGATTACACTTTAtgtgtgaattattttttaactatgTGATAAAAACATTAGGATACAGAGGGAAATCTGTGGTCCGGTGACAGCACTAATATCTAAATTTAGGCTAACCATGTGAGTACCATCAGGCTTTCGTCGTGGTTCAAATGTTGAGGGGCAGTATTTGACCCATGTATGGTGTGTAATGAGAGTTTCACTCTACCCCATATTTAAGGGTTATCATTATCCACTTCATTTCCATGGATCTACCTCCATAAGCTAATTTTTGGGGGGTTGCTACgctgtatttaaaaaaagtacGGTTTACAGGCACATGAAACTAAGTTAAACTCATGCACATCAGCCAGTGACTTGGAGATTCATGAGGGGAGCACTGTACCTGACTTGGTATGATCAGAGAGGATAATTAGAGTGATGCAGGTTAGCATTTGCTGAGTACCCCTAACATGTTCTATGTGTTAACTAATGTAAATATCAAAAGACCCTCCCCCCTTTACTAAAAGAGGGATATaagactcagaaaggttaaaaaaaaaaacaactttccagGTGTCCACTCAGCTAATCAGTGAAGGGCTGGGTTTGGAACTCAGCCCTACTggactacagagcccatgctctgaaccAACTCTGCCCAAATAATTTACAGACCATAATGGCTGCCCTCAGAGTTGTTTCCTCACCACCCCGCGCCACCCACTGATATTTAAAGCATTGCATACTCCTCTTTTTTGTTGATAAGCTCACTTCAGCAATACCCTATTCTTATGTAACCATCGTATATAATAACagcaaataaaaatttagagTTTTTCCCCGCAGAGCAGCAAAGTCTCTGGAACATACATCTCCCTTTCTAAATTAAGAAATATGCCAATAGAGCTctttgatatttatttctcaaaatctAGTTCTgattctatgtctctgaaaagtGGACTTCCTGGAGTTCACTCTTTGATGTCAACGTGGGCCCTGCCCCAGATCCTCTCTGCAGCCCTCCACTGCTCCTTCTTCCTTGGTTTTGGGGGCCCCTCTGTTTCTTAGAAAGTGTTcttacccttcctccttctcAGGCTTCCCTTTTTCAACCTCCCCTTACCTACTGATGTTTCCCTGAATTCTCTTCAGTTCTCTTTTCACAATACGAATGTTGCCTCTCATTCAAATCCACAGTTTTAACTACATTTATAAGCTGCTGATACTCAGCATCTTCCCTGAGCTCCAAACCCAGATGTGTATCTGCCTGCTGAACATCTCCTGGATCAACAAGCCCCCAGGCAGTCTCCTCAATCTGTCCCTACTCCTCAGTTCTCAGTCTCCGTGAATGGCACTCTTTCTTCCCAATTTTCCAAGCCAGAAATAAGAAAAGCTTGGACTTTACCTCCCTCCAAGCTCCATATCCTTACTAAGCTCTCCAATTCTATCCACAAATCTCTCTCAGTAATACAGGTCTGCAACTCTCCATCCCACTGTCCTAGTCCAGCCCCTCTTCAGTCTCTGCCTGGTCTACTGTGACTGACCCTGGTCCTGTTCCCTTCTAATCCACCCTCCATATTGCTGCCAGAATGACGCTACAAAAGCCCAAGTGTGATCATCTtactcttttttaacatcttttacaAACACGGAAGCTCTTGTGCCCCTCTATCCAGGTCAAAGGATACTCTAGGCTGCAGTCACACGGAAATACTCTCCTGGCTTCCGTCAGCCTGGCTCTCATCACCCTGCCCCCTCTTTGCCTGGATAGGTTTTACTTTTCATGGCTCAGTTCAAGTTTCACCAGCACTCCCGGAAGCCCTTTCCTTGTTTTTCCCAGTGGCAGCTGAAGTGCCAGCCCTGAAGCACTCTACTGTGCTGGTAAATTTTCTGGTCAGCCTGTAGAAACAGCCAAGAGTTCCTTGAGATCAGGAGCCGTATCTTATAAAGTGCTCTTTCTTCTTATTAACTAAGGGATTTAATGGAGGAAAGCCATAGATTTGTtttcaaatcatatttttatctttggGCAGTCTTGGCTAATAACATGGGGGTATCAAGAAATATTAAGGGCACTGTTAAACAACAGTTAAGGCAGAGTCATAGGAACTCTTTTTACCTGGTGTTCTTTCACGAAATCTATACCTACCTAACATCCCTGATAGGTTAGAGGAGCACAGGAAGTTGATTGTAAGCAGCCCTCACTGCTTGAGATCCACCTGATTCGGGGTAGCTTCTGTTCTCTTTTTGGTGCttggtacataaatatttgttgactgaataatATGTACCAACTATAAGTTATGTGTCAGGTACTGGGCATATAATATCACATTTAACTTTCACaatggaaagaatgaaggaagaaattacaGCACCTTTCTCCGaggtagcattttatttttaatctacatGTATACAGAAAATTTACTTCTATagtgaaataatagaaaacatttcAATTGCACTCACCTGGAGTGCTGCTGGTCAGCAGCAGCAGATGTTTCTGTGGTACTTCTTTGTAGCTTACCTTATTTTTCTGCCAGAGTCCTCATTTGAAACTGTAATTCAATGGATTCTACATATACAACTCACACTTGCCTCAAAAATGATGACTGATAAACTACAGTAAAAGCATGATCAACCAGCAGATGGGGACAATAAAGGAGGAACTAGTTATTCCAATCTACTTAACCAACTATTAATTCAGGTCTGAAAATGACTAGGCCGGTGCTCTTTTGACCAGAGTACCAGGCATGCATGAATTACTGCTTCTAAAAGAGCACAAAGATTTTTGGGGGCCAGGGAAATGTGAAGAAATGGGTAAGAAATGCTGTTTACAATTGGTTATCTAGACTGGTTCAAATTCTGAGATGCACATATTTTAAGAACATCATTTCAGTATTGCCGGCTAATTATCTCTTCAGTGGAAGATGAATGCCCATACCTTTAACTTGAGTTTAAGAGTTTCTCATCTCCTTGGAGGTTTTTTCTTTATGAACTCCATTTCTGTCatccatcttatttaatcttaAGTCTACTTCTAAGATAACCATGTTTTGCACCAGATTTAACAACACAGCACATACATTTTAATCAAAGTATTAATTCAATTCTACTAACACTAATGAATGTGGTAGAATTTGCTAGAACACTGCAATGCCAAATCCGTATATTTGGTTGGTCAGTGGAAGCTACCAGAGAGCCTTGCAGCTAAGACAAAATTTATAACTACTCCTAGGAATTTCTTCACTTCCTATCCTAGTCTTTTTCCTCATATTCTTTCTCACTCATGAAAAATCAAATGTGCAAAGAATTCAACTACACAAAATTCATAGGATGTTTACCATCACAATCCTCCTTGATAAAAGTAAGTATAAGAAATTCCTCATGTCTAAGATATAGAAATGACTGGGGAAGGAAAGCTATGAATAAACAATAATGAAACAAACTAGCTGCACTACATACAATGGAATTACTCTAGTGGAAATCTAGCCTCTCTAAAATTCAATATCTAATATTAGTTTCTCTTTTCACAGACAACTACTGActgtatacatttaatttttattttacttgaaacATTCTGACAAACAGCAAACAAAGAATTACAGAAGAGTGAATGAAGAATACATTGAAGGTAAGTAATAGACACTGGGAATGGCAGTACTGGGAATGAAGGTCTGACAGTACAATGAAAGCTCAGAAATGATAGGAGTTTAGAAGCACAGAATTACGGAAAACAAAAGACATTAAAGGTGTCATAATTTTTTAAGAGTAAAGAACATTTCATGGAAAACTAGATTAACtgtaaagtataattttttttccttaaaaaattttcttatgCAAATAACAAACACGTTAGAATGAAAGAATCTAAGAGTTACAAGGGGCTACAGTTATCATATCATCTAATCcattctattttacagataaggaaactgaagcccaaagaGTAGCTTTGCTTGGCAATAAATACTTAAAGTTTTTCACACTTTTACAATATGCGTTCATCCCCATTTCATTAGATATTCTGTCATTTAccaaacagtaaccaaaagagacATTAGAGTCTAAGTTCTGAACCCAGCTGTCACTTTGTAGATTGCTGCAAAAAGGACACATAAAAGGTAAAAAGacagcactattttttttaaaaatgtgaattccTCATTTTAGCTTTAGAATACCACCCATTCTTATAAAATTATTCTGTACGGTAGGGAAACTGTAATCACAGACTGAAAAAACTATGCTACCATAGTTATAAGAAATTAGACGTTTTTATAACCCTTAAAGATCTGTGCCATTTTTAAAGGGACTTACTTGTATACACAAAATACTTTTTACAATATACTCGTTTCCTAAAACTGTCTTTAATGAggaataatattaattatatactatgatcttttgatattttctacttatatatttataattcaggggaaaatacaccaaaatattagTTTAAGAGAAACCAAAATTTACCAGTGCCTCAAGTTATCTTTATCAGTTTCTACTGTACCACAGGTAAGGTAACCATGACATAAAATCAATATAACAGAATGAGTGCCTATTCTTCATAATGTGTTCAAGTTGTTTGGCTGGACATAATCAGGTCCAATTTAAAGTTTGTTACTTCAATTCCAAATAATGTGGTAATACATTATTCCAAAATGTTTTGGAACCTGATGGCCCATTTTCTAAGAGTTGTTTTGACTGCACTGGCATTTTGAACCTCTGTACTTCAtgctctttcccctttccttccctgtTAGTAATAAACTTTTTTGGATATGTTTTATCTTTGTCATATTTCACAGATCCTCTCATCTTGCTCCCTTTGCTGGATTCTCTTCCTCCACCCTGTCTTCCCTGCCTTCCACTTTCTTCATTGCCTCTCTCCTGGtactttccctcctcttcctcatcatcctcctcttcttcatcatcctcctcttcttccttctccccttctttcctgctgttttcttcctctttcctctccctcgcTGCCCCctccttcttttccctttccttgccttccccctctccctcttcctctccttccccctcctccccctctccttcttcctcttctcctccttcttccccctccttttctccctccccctctgcttcctgcccctccccctcctcctctccttcctcctcctccccctctccttccccctcctccccctctccttcttcctcttctcctccttcttccccctcctcttctccctccctctctgcttcctgcccctcctcctctccttcctcctcctctccttctccttccccctctccctcctcctctcctccttcctcttctcctccttcttccccctcctcttctccctccctgtctgcttcctgcccctccccctccccttcctcctcctcccgttcttctctttctccctctccctcctcctcctctccttctccctctcctccttcctcctccccctctctttccccctctccgtccccatctccttcctcctcctctccttcttctcctccctcctctgctcccccttctccctcctgctcatctccctcctcctctcccccctcttcttcctgcccttcctcttctccttcctgcccctccccttcttctacttcctccccctctcctttctcttcttcctctttcccttctctcttctcctctccttctctgtcttctcccccctcttcctccttgccttcctcctcctctccttccccccctGCTTGCTcgctcccttccccttcctccagccctttgtttctttcctcctgATGGCCCTGTTCCCTCTCCTTTTGCTCccgttcctcctcctctttcaggTCTTCCTCTCCCTTACCCAGGCTCtccatttctcttcctcccttgtctttctcctcctccccctcctcactTCCTGTTCCACTCCTCTGTTCCACTCCTGAATTACCCTCCTTCCCGATTCCCTCACCTCCACCTTCAGGCACGTGCTCTGCCTCTCCCCCTGGCTTTCCCTTACCTTCACTCACCTCTGCTCTGTCTGTAAGGTCATCTGACAGGAACtttgcttcctcttcctctttttctccaggCACCTCCTCATTTATATCTATCTCTTGCTCCTCCATTCCACTTCCTTCTGAATCAtcttctccttcctgctcctCTGGGGTGTCTGATATGTGGTCACCCTTAAAACCATATTTTGCCATGTATTTGGACATTCTGTGTTCGATCTCTTCCTCATGTCCTTGTTCAATAAATTTTCTGCTATACCGCAAGTTTTGGTCAGTTTCCACTTCATCCTTTTTCTCTCCACTGCTAAATTCTATTGACTCAGGCTGCTTGAATCCATCAGCTGTACCCTGCTGACTTTCACTATCACCTTCCAAGTTACTGTCTGGCTCCTCCATAGATTCTCTTTCACTGTCAAAGATCATACCTCGCTTGTTACTTTTACTTTCCTTaacaaagtttttattttcttcatcctcAATATTCATGTCTCTATTTGGTAAGTCGTCAAGgaatgtatcaatattttttctattctcttcacTTTTTCTTATATCATTCAGACCTGTCATTTTCACCAGACCAGTTTCCTTCTCAGAGACTATTTTTTCCACTTCTGAATCCTTCTGACtttgtccttcatcactttccttttctatttccttaCTCTTAAGTGGATAGACGCCATGCTTATTTTCATGTCTAAATATCCCTTTTTGCAAACTCTCTGCACTGGTGTTGGCCTGAGGCCTTTGCTGGCCTGAGTTGTTACCTacgtcctcatctgaaaatgctTCCATAGTCACAGCTGCTTGCATCATATACATTCCTTTTGCCAAAAGTTGTTTATATGCTTTcccttctttcatctttttggACATCTCTTCACTTTCATATTCATTACTACCGCCATTTTCAGTATGAGCTGTATGCTGTTTCAGTTTCTCaattgtttcttgtttctgtaaATTTTTTCAAGTAATCGTCATACTACTATTAGTTGACAAAGGTAACTTATCTATTATAAAATACTGCCAAGATTCTACATTATTATAAATTTCACTAGAATAAAAATGCCCAGGTTTTATCAGACATTTTGCTCAGATTTTGGGTTCTTTGGGGGGATAATTTATGCCACTCTCTAAGTCTGTGGAACATCTAATTTTGATTTAGTAACATATATCTGTGTTTAACTTTCAAATTTACCACCTGCCTTAACTTTGCCATTATGCACAGTACCATCAATATTTATTCTCTGCCCCTTTTCTTAATCTGAAtcaattcttaaatatatttccaGACTGATTTTGcaaaatattgctaaaaaatgtatgGTTTTCTACCTTCCCTATCGTTTTGTCAAATTTTGATTGGTCTTTTGATTCCATGAAAttctcaaaattaaagaaaataaatgaaaatatgaaattttaaaaaatttgaaataatgaatagcttatttctagaagaaaaaaatctaaaatgaaaactataaatgaGAAAGTTccttggtggcctagtggttaggatttggagctttcactgcagaggcccaggttcgatcccacatgccgcggccaaaatacaaaaaacccccaaaaaaacaacaaaaataactacaaatgaaatgtttttatcAATACACTagataataattaatatttttcttttctaaacaaaATCCTTTGAGTTCTCAAATTTTTGACCCTCTTCCTTTTATCTACTATAttctttaattataataatttgcatACATAAAAAAcactatgagaaaaaaatacttaaggtaaaatataagattttataaaaactttataaacttttataaaaaacatataaTGAAACATTGAGATTTTGATGATACATTAAGAATATGAAATTAATTTCCTGCTGGACAAAATAAGGCAAAAATCAAATTGCTGACCTAAATTCTACAAGCTAATGTATTGAAATACTCAATGAATTTGGGTCTCTAGACAGTAAAACATCACTAAATCAAGTTTTATAAATTGTGACAAGTGCTAGGCCTAGGAAGAGGTCATTTTTCGCTaagtaaattattaaaacagcacaagttaaaaattaatatataaaatataaattttataatatataaaaaatactataataaatctttttttattcaCTAAAAATACCTAGGCTTGGTAGGGCCTCCACTTAAAAGGACTATGTGAAGTATAAAATACATGTCAGTTTAAAAGAAAgtgctttccttttctgtttg is from Orcinus orca chromosome X, mOrcOrc1.1, whole genome shotgun sequence and encodes:
- the RPGR gene encoding X-linked retinitis pigmentosa GTPase regulator isoform X4, which encodes MGEPEEVVPDSGAVFTFGKTKFAENNPSKFWFKNDIPIYLSCGDEHTAIITGNNKLFMFGSNNWGQLGLGSKSTVNKPTCVKALKLEKMKFAACGRNHTLVSTEGGKVYAAGGNTEGQLGLGDTEERNTFHLISFFTSQHKIKQLSAGSNTSAALTEDGELFMWGDNSEGQIGLQNITSICVPHQVTIGKPISWISCGYYHSAFVTTEGELYTFGEPEYGKLGLPKKLLINHKVPQLVPGIPQKVIQVACGGGHTVALTEKAVYTFGLGQFGQLGLGTFIFETSEPKAVENIKDQKISYVCCGENHTALITDLGLMYTFGDSRHGKLGLGLESFANQFVPTLCSNFLKFIVQLVACGGCHMLVFATPRLDGAEDVELDEINDCCLPSATSLPISDLTSGNVLQRSLSARVRRREREKSPDCIQTTGTLPPIAGTLIPPVCFPPRSVPFCMSTTNLLEKRMPDKEGPMLPMEPDYFQRKITKGKETDNFSAEDSESLGETTDVLNMVSGKNTRKKQETIEKLKQHTAHTENGGSNEYESEEMSKKMKEGKAYKQLLAKGMYMMQAAVTMEAFSDEDVGNNSGQQRPQANTSAESLQKGIFRHENKHGVYPLKSKEIEKESDEGQSQKDSEVEKIVSEKETGLVKMTGLNDIRKSEENRKNIDTFLDDLPNRDMNIEDEENKNFVKESKSNKRGMIFDSERESMEEPDSNLEGDSESQQGTADGFKQPESIEFSSGEKKDEVETDQNLRYSRKFIEQGHEEEIEHRMSKYMAKYGFKGDHISDTPEEQEGEDDSEGSGMEEQEIDINEEVPGEKEEEEAKFLSDDLTDRAEVSEGKGKPGGEAEHVPEGGGEGIGKEGNSGVEQRSGTGSEEGEEEKDKGGREMESLGKGEEDLKEEEEREQKEREQGHQEERNKGLEEGEGSEQAGGEGEEEEGKEEEGGEDREGEEKREGKEEEEKGEGEEVEEGEGQEGEEEGQEEEGGEEEGDEQEGEGGAEEGGEEGEEEEGDGDGEGEREGEEEGGEGEGEEEEGEGEREEREEEEGEGEGQEADREGEEEGEEGGEEEGGEEEGEGEGEGEEEEGEEEGQEAEREGEEEGEEGGEEEEGEGEEGEGEGEEEEGEEEGEGQEAEGEGEKEGEEGGEEEEGEGEEGEGEEEGEGEGKEREKKEGAARERKEEENSRKEGEKEEEEDDEEEEDDEEEEGKYQERGNEESGRQGRQGGGRESSKGSKMRGSVKYDKDKTYPKKFITNREGKGKEHEVQRFKMPVQSKQLLENGPSGSKTFWNNVLPHYLELK
- the RPGR gene encoding X-linked retinitis pigmentosa GTPase regulator isoform X6 translates to MGEPEEVVPDSGAVFTFGKTKFAENNPSKFWFKNDIPIYLSCGDEHTAIITGNNKLFMFGSNNWGQLGLGSKSTVNKPTCVKALKLEKMKFAACGRNHTLVSTEGGKVYAAGGNTEGQLGLGDTEERNTFHLISFFTSQHKIKQLSAGSNTSAALTAEGELYTFGEPEYGKLGLPKKLLINHKVPQLVPGIPQKVIQVACGGGHTVALTEKAVYTFGLGQFGQLGLGTFIFETSEPKAVENIKDQKISYVCCGENHTALITDLGLMYTFGDSRHGKLGLGLESFANQFVPTLCSNFLKFIVQLVACGGCHMLVFATPRLDGAEDVELDEINDCCLPSATSLPISDLTSGNVLQRSLSARVRRREREKSPDCIQTTGTLPPIAGTLIPPVCFPPRSVPFCMSTTNLLEKRMPDKEGPMLPMEPDYFQRKITKGKETDNFSAEDSESLGETTDVLNMTHMMSLNSNEKSLKLSPVQKQKVSGKNTRKKQETIEKLKQHTAHTENGGSNEYESEEMSKKMKEGKAYKQLLAKGMYMMQAAVTMEAFSDEDVGNNSGQQRPQANTSAESLQKGIFRHENKHGVYPLKSKEIEKESDEGQSQKDSEVEKIVSEKETGLVKMTGLNDIRKSEENRKNIDTFLDDLPNRDMNIEDEENKNFVKESKSNKRGMIFDSERESMEEPDSNLEGDSESQQGTADGFKQPESIEFSSGEKKDEVETDQNLRYSRKFIEQGHEEEIEHRMSKYMAKYGFKGDHISDTPEEQEGEDDSEGSGMEEQEIDINEEVPGEKEEEEAKFLSDDLTDRAEVSEGKGKPGGEAEHVPEGGGEGIGKEGNSGVEQRSGTGSEEGEEEKDKGGREMESLGKGEEDLKEEEEREQKEREQGHQEERNKGLEEGEGSEQAGGEGEEEEGKEEEGGEDREGEEKREGKEEEEKGEGEEVEEGEGQEGEEEGQEEEGGEEEGDEQEGEGGAEEGGEEGEEEEGDGDGEGEREGEEEGGEGEGEEEEGEGEREEREEEEGEGEGQEADREGEEEGEEGGEEEGGEEEGEGEGEGEEEEGEEEGQEAEREGEEEGEEGGEEEEGEGEEGEGEGEEEEGEEEGEGQEAEGEGEKEGEEGGEEEEGEGEEGEGEEEGEGEGKEREKKEGAARERKEEENSRKEGEKEEEEDDEEEEDDEEEEGKYQERGNEESGRQGRQGGGRESSKGSKMRGSVKYDKDKTYPKKFITNREGKGKEHEVQRFKMPVQSKQLLENGPSGSKTFWNNVLPHYLELK
- the RPGR gene encoding X-linked retinitis pigmentosa GTPase regulator isoform X5; the encoded protein is MGEPEEVVPDSGAVFTFGKTKFAENNPSKFWFKNDIPIYLSCGDEHTAIITALKLEKMKFAACGRNHTLVSTEGGKVYAAGGNTEGQLGLGDTEERNTFHLISFFTSQHKIKQLSAGSNTSAALTEDGELFMWGDNSEGQIGLQNITSICVPHQVTIGKPISWISCGYYHSAFVTTEGELYTFGEPEYGKLGLPKKLLINHKVPQLVPGIPQKVIQVACGGGHTVALTEKAVYTFGLGQFGQLGLGTFIFETSEPKAVENIKDQKISYVCCGENHTALITDLGLMYTFGDSRHGKLGLGLESFANQFVPTLCSNFLKFIVQLVACGGCHMLVFATPRLDGAEDVELDEINDCCLPSATSLPISDLTSGNVLQRSLSARVRRREREKSPDCIQTTGTLPPIAGTLIPPVCFPPRSVPFCMSTTNLLEKRMPDKEGPMLPMEPDYFQRKITKGKETDNFSAEDSESLGETTDVLNMTHMMSLNSNEKSLKLSPVQKQKVSGKNTRKKQETIEKLKQHTAHTENGGSNEYESEEMSKKMKEGKAYKQLLAKGMYMMQAAVTMEAFSDEDVGNNSGQQRPQANTSAESLQKGIFRHENKHGVYPLKSKEIEKESDEGQSQKDSEVEKIVSEKETGLVKMTGLNDIRKSEENRKNIDTFLDDLPNRDMNIEDEENKNFVKESKSNKRGMIFDSERESMEEPDSNLEGDSESQQGTADGFKQPESIEFSSGEKKDEVETDQNLRYSRKFIEQGHEEEIEHRMSKYMAKYGFKGDHISDTPEEQEGEDDSEGSGMEEQEIDINEEVPGEKEEEEAKFLSDDLTDRAEVSEGKGKPGGEAEHVPEGGGEGIGKEGNSGVEQRSGTGSEEGEEEKDKGGREMESLGKGEEDLKEEEEREQKEREQGHQEERNKGLEEGEGSEQAGGEGEEEEGKEEEGGEDREGEEKREGKEEEEKGEGEEVEEGEGQEGEEEGQEEEGGEEEGDEQEGEGGAEEGGEEGEEEEGDGDGEGEREGEEEGGEGEGEEEEGEGEREEREEEEGEGEGQEADREGEEEGEEGGEEEGGEEEGEGEGEGEEEEGEEEGQEAEREGEEEGEEGGEEEEGEGEEGEGEGEEEEGEEEGEGQEAEGEGEKEGEEGGEEEEGEGEEGEGEEEGEGEGKEREKKEGAARERKEEENSRKEGEKEEEEDDEEEEDDEEEEGKYQERGNEESGRQGRQGGGRESSKGSKMRGSVKYDKDKTYPKKFITNREGKGKEHEVQRFKMPVQSKQLLENGPSGSKTFWNNVLPHYLELK
- the RPGR gene encoding X-linked retinitis pigmentosa GTPase regulator isoform X7 produces the protein MGEPEEVVPDSGAVFTFGKTKFAENNPSKFWFKNDIPIYLSCGDEHTAIITGNNKLFMFGSNNWGQLGLGSKSTVNKPTCVKALKLEKMKFAACGRNHTLVSTEGGKVYAAGGNTEGQLGLGDTEERNTFHLISFFTSQHKIKQLSAGSNTSAALTEDGELFMWGDNSEGQIGLQNITSICVPHQVTIGKPISWISCGYYHSAFVTTEGELYTFGEPEYGKLGLPKKLLINHKVPQLVPGIPQKVIQVACGGGHTVALTDLGLMYTFGDSRHGKLGLGLESFANQFVPTLCSNFLKFIVQLVACGGCHMLVFATPRLDGAEDVELDEINDCCLPSATSLPISDLTSGNVLQRSLSARVRRREREKSPDCIQTTGTLPPIAGTLIPPVCFPPRSVPFCMSTTNLLEKRMPDKEGPMLPMEPDYFQRKITKGKETDNFSAEDSESLGETTDVLNMTHMMSLNSNEKSLKLSPVQKQKVSGKNTRKKQETIEKLKQHTAHTENGGSNEYESEEMSKKMKEGKAYKQLLAKGMYMMQAAVTMEAFSDEDVGNNSGQQRPQANTSAESLQKGIFRHENKHGVYPLKSKEIEKESDEGQSQKDSEVEKIVSEKETGLVKMTGLNDIRKSEENRKNIDTFLDDLPNRDMNIEDEENKNFVKESKSNKRGMIFDSERESMEEPDSNLEGDSESQQGTADGFKQPESIEFSSGEKKDEVETDQNLRYSRKFIEQGHEEEIEHRMSKYMAKYGFKGDHISDTPEEQEGEDDSEGSGMEEQEIDINEEVPGEKEEEEAKFLSDDLTDRAEVSEGKGKPGGEAEHVPEGGGEGIGKEGNSGVEQRSGTGSEEGEEEKDKGGREMESLGKGEEDLKEEEEREQKEREQGHQEERNKGLEEGEGSEQAGGEGEEEEGKEEEGGEDREGEEKREGKEEEEKGEGEEVEEGEGQEGEEEGQEEEGGEEEGDEQEGEGGAEEGGEEGEEEEGDGDGEGEREGEEEGGEGEGEEEEGEGEREEREEEEGEGEGQEADREGEEEGEEGGEEEGGEEEGEGEGEGEEEEGEEEGQEAEREGEEEGEEGGEEEEGEGEEGEGEGEEEEGEEEGEGQEAEGEGEKEGEEGGEEEEGEGEEGEGEEEGEGEGKEREKKEGAARERKEEENSRKEGEKEEEEDDEEEEDDEEEEGKYQERGNEESGRQGRQGGGRESSKGSKMRGSVKYDKDKTYPKKFITNREGKGKEHEVQRFKMPVQSKQLLENGPSGSKTFWNNVLPHYLELK